In one window of Desulfovibrio sp. DNA:
- a CDS encoding MFS transporter: MGAQISDAAQKNLRRVVLSSIVGALIEWYDFFLYGVVAGIVFNKLFFPAVSPVVGTIMAFATFAVGFVARPLGGIIFGHFGDKIGRKKMLIITLEIMGVATVAIGCIPSYDSIGIWAPILLVVCRLAQGIGLGGEWGGAVLMAFESAPAEKRAFYGALPQIGNPLGLMLATGIIGILSYTLSNEDFLAWGWRIAFILSAILVFVGAYIRNSVEETQDFSAVKKEVEKVRYPMITAFKRYPRTLFACMGARFVEGIAFNVFGVFSLSYLTQTCGVPRTLALTVVMAAAFVMACCIPFWGAFACRVGKGKIFGVSALLLGVAAYPAFWVLHHYSNTSFILVYPAVIIPLGVIYSAAYASMASLFSDAFDPTVRYSSISFVYQFSGIFASGITPMIATILVQANNSQPWYLCGYLLIAGVISALATVWLGSIRRNKVEPLPMG, encoded by the coding sequence ATGGGTGCCCAAATCAGTGATGCTGCTCAAAAAAACCTACGCCGTGTTGTACTATCATCCATCGTGGGGGCTCTTATTGAGTGGTACGATTTTTTCTTGTACGGCGTTGTGGCGGGTATTGTTTTTAACAAGCTGTTTTTCCCTGCGGTCAGTCCTGTGGTGGGCACCATCATGGCATTTGCCACCTTTGCTGTGGGCTTTGTGGCCCGCCCGTTGGGCGGCATCATTTTTGGGCATTTTGGCGACAAGATAGGCCGTAAAAAAATGCTCATCATCACCCTGGAAATCATGGGGGTAGCCACCGTAGCCATTGGCTGCATCCCCTCATATGACAGCATAGGAATATGGGCGCCCATTCTGCTGGTCGTCTGCCGCCTGGCTCAGGGCATCGGACTTGGCGGCGAATGGGGTGGCGCAGTTCTTATGGCCTTTGAATCGGCCCCGGCAGAAAAAAGGGCCTTCTATGGCGCTCTGCCCCAGATTGGCAATCCTTTGGGCCTTATGCTGGCCACAGGCATCATCGGGATCCTGTCCTATACGCTTTCCAATGAAGATTTTCTGGCCTGGGGTTGGCGCATTGCCTTTATATTGAGTGCGATCCTTGTTTTTGTCGGCGCTTATATTCGTAACTCAGTTGAAGAAACGCAGGATTTTTCCGCAGTTAAAAAAGAAGTGGAAAAAGTGCGCTATCCAATGATTACAGCCTTCAAGCGCTACCCCAGAACCCTTTTTGCCTGCATGGGCGCCCGGTTTGTGGAAGGCATTGCTTTTAACGTCTTTGGGGTGTTCTCACTTTCCTATCTGACGCAGACGTGTGGAGTGCCCCGTACTCTGGCATTGACAGTTGTTATGGCTGCGGCCTTTGTGATGGCCTGCTGCATCCCGTTCTGGGGAGCGTTCGCCTGCCGCGTTGGCAAGGGAAAAATATTTGGCGTCTCGGCCCTGCTGCTGGGCGTTGCAGCCTATCCGGCCTTCTGGGTACTGCACCACTACTCCAACACCAGTTTTATTCTTGTTTACCCTGCGGTCATCATTCCTCTTGGCGTTATTTACTCGGCAGCCTACGCCAGTATGGCCAGCCTTTTCTCCGATGCGTTTGACCCCACAGTACGTTACTCCAGTATTTCCTTCGTCTATCAGTTTTCAGGGATTTTCGCTTCGGGCATCACCCCGATGATTGCCACAATTCTTGTTCAGGCCAATAACTCCCAACCCTGGTATCTTTGCGGATATCTGCTGATAGCAGGCGTCATCAGTGCCCTGGCCACAGTCTGGCTGGGCAGCATCCGCCGTAACAAGGTCGAGCCTCTCCCTATGGGAT
- the xsc gene encoding sulfoacetaldehyde acetyltransferase has protein sequence MPKMTPSEAMTEVLVQEGVTHVSGILGSAFMDMLDLYPAAGIDFISVRHEQTAGHMEDAYSRLTGRAGVVIGQNGPGITNYVTAVATANMAHSPMVVLSPSAGSISVGWDGFQECDTWNLFKPITKAAFRVPHPKRAADIMRTAFRAAYAMRGPVLVDIPRDYFYGEIDEEILHPSQYRVSPGGIGKPEHFAAAVEVLKNAKHPVILAGRGVVDANCVGTIKMLAEFLGAPVATTYMHNDAFPCDHPLWLGPIGYMGSKAAMRTIRDADVVLAVGTRLSYFGTLPQDDINYFHKDLKIVQVDINPMHIAKTHPVAVGLCADAKDASDELFQRLKANMAPARDLTSVCNKVKAELDVWYAEIAQIAQEPTLEGRMHPRKALEVVGRFITEHDVIATTDIGNTSSTANSYLRFKNPKRHVATLTFGNTGFAYQAGLGAQLACPEDTVLSIAGDGAWGMSLFEVPTAVQYNLPVIATVYNNGAWCAEKKNQVDFYNNRFVGADIWSKSYAKIGEAMGADGYTVNTQADLANALETARQKRRPAVIEIMTDGTRLAPPFRRDALALPTRYLPKYEHLDKKYF, from the coding sequence ATGCCCAAGATGACACCCAGTGAGGCCATGACGGAAGTTCTGGTTCAGGAAGGGGTTACCCATGTGAGCGGCATCCTCGGTTCCGCTTTTATGGATATGCTGGATCTTTATCCCGCTGCTGGCATTGACTTTATTTCAGTTCGCCACGAACAGACCGCCGGGCATATGGAAGACGCCTACAGCCGTCTTACTGGCAGAGCGGGAGTGGTCATCGGCCAAAATGGCCCTGGCATCACCAACTATGTGACAGCCGTGGCAACAGCCAACATGGCGCATTCGCCCATGGTGGTGCTTTCTCCCAGTGCAGGCAGCATTTCGGTGGGGTGGGATGGTTTTCAGGAATGCGATACGTGGAATCTTTTCAAGCCCATCACCAAGGCGGCGTTTCGCGTGCCGCACCCCAAACGCGCCGCCGACATCATGCGCACGGCCTTTCGCGCGGCATACGCCATGCGTGGCCCCGTTCTTGTCGATATTCCGCGCGATTACTTCTATGGCGAAATTGATGAAGAAATTTTGCATCCTTCCCAGTACCGCGTGTCCCCCGGCGGCATCGGCAAGCCCGAGCATTTTGCCGCCGCTGTGGAGGTTCTGAAAAATGCCAAGCATCCCGTGATCCTGGCTGGACGTGGAGTGGTGGACGCCAACTGTGTGGGAACCATCAAGATGCTGGCTGAGTTTCTTGGCGCGCCCGTTGCCACCACCTATATGCACAACGATGCTTTCCCTTGCGATCATCCCCTGTGGCTGGGCCCCATCGGCTACATGGGCTCCAAGGCGGCCATGCGCACCATTCGCGACGCTGATGTGGTCTTGGCTGTGGGAACCCGCCTTTCGTATTTCGGCACGCTGCCGCAAGACGATATCAATTATTTCCACAAGGATCTCAAAATTGTGCAGGTGGACATCAATCCCATGCACATTGCCAAAACCCATCCCGTGGCCGTGGGGCTCTGCGCTGACGCCAAGGACGCCTCCGATGAACTCTTTCAGCGCCTCAAGGCCAACATGGCCCCAGCCCGCGATCTGACCAGCGTCTGCAACAAGGTAAAGGCTGAACTGGACGTCTGGTATGCCGAAATAGCCCAGATAGCCCAAGAGCCAACTCTGGAAGGGCGCATGCACCCGCGCAAGGCTTTGGAAGTGGTGGGCAGGTTCATCACAGAACATGACGTTATTGCCACTACTGACATCGGCAATACGTCCTCTACGGCCAACAGCTACCTGAGGTTCAAAAACCCCAAAAGGCATGTGGCCACCCTCACCTTCGGGAACACGGGATTTGCCTACCAGGCTGGCCTGGGCGCGCAGCTGGCATGCCCGGAAGATACTGTGCTTTCCATCGCTGGCGACGGCGCATGGGGCATGAGTCTTTTTGAGGTGCCTACAGCAGTGCAGTATAATCTGCCTGTTATCGCGACTGTTTATAATAACGGCGCATGGTGCGCGGAAAAGAAGAACCAGGTGGATTTTTACAATAACCGTTTTGTAGGGGCCGACATCTGGTCAAAATCCTACGCCAAGATAGGCGAGGCCATGGGCGCTGACGGGTATACCGTCAATACGCAGGCAGACCTTGCCAATGCCCTTGAAACAGCCAGACAAAAGCGCCGGCCGGCCGTTATTGAGATCATGACTGACGGCACCCGGCTTGCCCCGCCGTTCCGCCGTGATGCCCTGGCGCTCCCCACACGCTATTTGCCCAAGTACGAACATCTGGACAAAAAGTATTTTTAA
- a CDS encoding sigma-54 interaction domain-containing protein — translation MSKKLPPFDLDLEFVLNSLTTGIFICDSNLYVRFMNQAYADYLGFTREQIVGRRITDFIPDSRAPQVIEHGKPELGNICRVKGKDCERCIVVNRIPFKADDGSTGMISQALFNSHEELGETHKRLEDLDKKISVYAKKIKSALSSRYSLQSIIGESETIRHYKNMLSRFARTGSPVLILGPTGVGKELTAGALHCESDRREGPFVCINCAAIPKELFESELFGYSPGAFSGAHKDGKVGQLELADNGTLFLDEIGDTPLAVQSKLLRVLENGSFCRVGSTKQRLANFRLVAATNRDLKGMMSEGHFREDLYYRISPLILNVPPLNQRREDIPLLTRHLLERMNRTEVRITETAMEALMAYSWPGNVRELRNILIRALSLCNHDTIGAADLPLDIRNERSAAQLEWGLNVESAATRQAESRSAPAEGLRQSDLAQSVAESEAHLITCALEEQRWNVTKAAKYLCISRATLYEKMKKHGIAKK, via the coding sequence ATGTCAAAAAAACTTCCCCCCTTTGATCTGGACCTTGAGTTTGTCCTGAATTCCCTGACGACAGGTATATTTATTTGTGACAGCAATCTTTACGTACGCTTTATGAATCAGGCGTATGCCGACTACCTGGGCTTTACCCGCGAACAAATTGTGGGACGGCGCATCACAGATTTCATCCCCGACAGTCGCGCGCCGCAGGTCATAGAGCACGGTAAGCCCGAACTGGGCAATATATGCAGAGTCAAGGGAAAGGATTGCGAACGGTGCATAGTTGTTAACCGCATTCCGTTCAAGGCGGACGATGGTTCAACAGGCATGATTTCCCAGGCGCTTTTCAATTCGCACGAAGAATTGGGCGAGACGCATAAGAGGCTGGAAGATTTAGATAAAAAAATTTCTGTCTATGCCAAAAAGATCAAGAGCGCGCTTTCTTCACGCTACAGCCTGCAATCCATTATCGGCGAAAGCGAAACCATCCGTCACTACAAGAACATGTTGAGCCGTTTTGCGCGAACCGGCTCCCCTGTTTTGATTCTCGGCCCCACGGGCGTGGGAAAGGAACTGACTGCCGGGGCTCTTCATTGCGAGAGCGATCGCCGCGAAGGACCTTTTGTGTGCATAAACTGCGCAGCCATTCCCAAGGAGCTTTTTGAATCTGAACTCTTTGGATATTCGCCCGGCGCTTTCTCGGGGGCGCATAAGGATGGCAAGGTGGGCCAATTGGAACTGGCCGATAACGGCACGCTTTTTCTTGATGAAATAGGCGACACCCCTTTGGCCGTACAAAGCAAACTCTTGCGTGTGCTGGAAAATGGCAGCTTTTGCCGCGTGGGTTCAACCAAGCAGCGTTTGGCCAATTTTCGGCTTGTTGCGGCTACCAACCGGGATCTCAAGGGAATGATGTCCGAGGGGCACTTCAGGGAGGATCTGTACTATCGCATCAGCCCCCTGATACTCAACGTTCCCCCCTTGAATCAGCGGCGGGAAGACATTCCTCTGCTGACCCGGCACCTTCTGGAGCGCATGAACCGTACTGAAGTGCGCATTACAGAAACGGCCATGGAGGCTCTGATGGCCTATTCCTGGCCAGGCAACGTACGGGAACTGCGAAATATCCTGATCAGAGCCCTGAGCTTATGCAATCACGATACCATAGGCGCAGCGGACCTGCCTCTGGATATCCGCAACGAAAGAAGCGCCGCCCAACTCGAATGGGGGCTGAATGTGGAATCAGCAGCCACCCGGCAGGCCGAATCTCGCAGTGCGCCAGCAGAGGGTTTGCGGCAGAGCGATCTTGCTCAGAGTGTTGCTGAAAGCGAGGCGCATCTGATCACATGCGCCTTGGAAGAACAGCGTTGGAATGTGACCAAGGCAGCGAAATATCTTTGTATTTCTCGTGCTACTCTTTATGAAAAAATGAAAAAGCACGGCATTGCCAAAAAATGA
- a CDS encoding heme-binding protein, which translates to MHQTLPALKLLELLGKVENEAGQGSPVCVAVVNASGKLAAFWGMDGTPDRVVTIAQNKAYTAMRMGTSTKAFRERLQREQLAASDFCDTSLTPLEGGIPLMAVNGRCVGGLGVSGRKTSDDHDLAVRLADMLQRALVG; encoded by the coding sequence ATGCATCAAACGTTGCCAGCACTTAAATTACTTGAATTGCTAGGAAAAGTTGAAAATGAGGCTGGTCAAGGTTCCCCCGTTTGCGTGGCTGTCGTGAATGCCAGCGGCAAGCTTGCGGCCTTTTGGGGAATGGACGGCACACCCGACAGGGTGGTGACCATCGCGCAAAACAAGGCATATACTGCCATGCGTATGGGAACAAGTACCAAGGCCTTTCGGGAAAGATTGCAACGCGAGCAGCTTGCCGCCTCGGATTTTTGCGATACTTCCCTTACGCCCCTGGAAGGGGGGATACCGCTTATGGCCGTCAATGGTCGGTGCGTCGGCGGGCTTGGTGTCAGCGGAAGAAAAACCAGTGACGATCACGATCTGGCCGTACGCCTGGCAGACATGCTGCAGCGTGCTCTGGTGGGGTGA
- a CDS encoding YnfA family protein — translation MILKTFLLFVVTAIAEIVGCYLPYVWLRKGGSPWLLVPAALSLALFAWLLTMHPAASGRVYAAYGCVYVATALSWLKFVDGVSLSTTDMLGGAVALVGMLIIVSGWGSPA, via the coding sequence ATGATTCTGAAAACATTTCTGTTGTTTGTGGTAACGGCCATTGCCGAAATTGTGGGCTGCTATCTGCCCTATGTATGGCTGCGCAAGGGTGGTTCCCCCTGGCTGCTTGTCCCGGCGGCGCTGAGTCTTGCCCTGTTCGCATGGCTGCTGACCATGCACCCGGCGGCCAGTGGGCGCGTGTACGCGGCATACGGCTGCGTGTACGTCGCCACGGCCCTTTCATGGCTCAAGTTTGTTGACGGAGTGTCCCTTTCAACCACAGACATGCTGGGCGGCGCAGTGGCTCTTGTCGGCATGCTCATCATTGTTTCCGGCTGGGGCAGCCCTGCCTGA
- a CDS encoding transporter substrate-binding domain-containing protein has protein sequence MLRKFVLTALMVLAIGTVAHADATMDKIKSRGKVTVGVLAIGGPFGALDPVTKELTGWNPALARKLAEDLGVKIELVEVGTATRVQFLTSGKVDMLIANMELTPDRAENLGYAPTPFYRVDGVALTPRNSGIKTWEDLRDKTVCLAQGSSYARPLAEKYGAKPKGFKTSAESILALKGGQCVAAVHDSTFIYPLVQQGGEWEAYHTPITEDLLPGNSVIWTRKGEADTIAAVDRIVQEWHRSGWLIDLESKLGLKPPSAALVELHNKFADKK, from the coding sequence ATGCTTAGAAAATTTGTTCTCACTGCGCTGATGGTCCTTGCCATTGGGACCGTAGCCCATGCCGATGCCACTATGGACAAAATAAAATCCCGCGGCAAAGTAACCGTTGGTGTCCTGGCTATTGGCGGCCCCTTCGGAGCCCTTGATCCCGTAACAAAAGAGCTTACCGGCTGGAACCCGGCCCTTGCGCGAAAACTGGCGGAAGACCTTGGGGTGAAAATAGAATTGGTGGAAGTGGGCACAGCAACGCGGGTGCAGTTTCTCACCTCTGGTAAAGTCGACATGCTGATCGCCAATATGGAACTGACACCTGACCGTGCAGAAAACCTTGGCTATGCGCCGACACCTTTTTACCGCGTTGACGGCGTAGCGCTGACACCCCGTAACAGCGGGATAAAAACATGGGAAGACTTGCGTGACAAAACTGTATGCCTTGCCCAAGGCAGCAGCTATGCGCGTCCTTTGGCCGAAAAATATGGCGCCAAGCCCAAAGGCTTCAAAACCTCTGCGGAATCCATACTGGCTCTGAAAGGTGGCCAATGCGTCGCCGCAGTGCATGACTCAACCTTTATTTACCCGTTGGTGCAGCAAGGAGGCGAGTGGGAAGCGTACCATACACCCATTACAGAAGACCTCCTGCCAGGCAACTCTGTTATCTGGACTCGCAAGGGCGAAGCAGACACCATTGCCGCTGTCGATCGCATTGTGCAAGAATGGCACCGTAGCGGCTGGCTGATAGATCTTGAAAGCAAACTTGGCCTTAAACCCCCCAGCGCCGCTCTTGTGGAACTGCACAATAAATTTGCAGATAAAAAGTAA
- a CDS encoding amino acid ABC transporter permease — protein sequence MLQQSLEWCLTQLKALGLNYSFVLDMIDREAFMRGMLVTVELSICIIPLSLLVGVLMSMALTSRHKWLMLPVRAFVEFTRNTPALVQLYFAFLVLNMLLTQYAGIPGNIIPSFAWAVFVIALHKGAINAEALRAGLDAISPNIIEAARASALNPWQSMIYVRLPLAFRFALPALINNLVDLVKMTTLASAIGVGDVTYESVMIWGQRDNALELLLLILVFYMLLTLTVSFCGKWLEQKLRMPGYGQ from the coding sequence GTGCTACAGCAGTCATTGGAATGGTGTTTGACCCAGTTGAAAGCGCTGGGGCTGAACTACAGTTTTGTTCTGGACATGATTGACCGTGAGGCTTTCATGCGTGGAATGCTGGTGACTGTTGAACTGAGCATTTGTATTATCCCTTTGAGTCTGCTGGTCGGCGTGCTGATGTCCATGGCGCTGACCAGCAGGCACAAGTGGCTCATGTTGCCTGTCCGTGCTTTTGTAGAGTTTACCCGGAACACGCCAGCCCTTGTTCAGCTTTATTTCGCCTTTTTGGTGCTCAATATGCTGCTGACGCAATATGCTGGTATCCCTGGGAATATCATTCCCTCTTTCGCCTGGGCAGTGTTTGTCATAGCGCTCCACAAAGGGGCAATCAATGCCGAGGCCTTACGCGCGGGGCTTGATGCCATCAGCCCCAATATCATTGAGGCTGCCCGGGCTTCCGCGTTGAATCCCTGGCAAAGCATGATTTATGTGCGGCTTCCCCTGGCTTTTCGCTTCGCGCTACCTGCACTTATCAACAACCTTGTCGATCTGGTAAAAATGACCACGCTGGCTTCTGCCATCGGCGTTGGCGACGTGACCTATGAATCTGTCATGATCTGGGGACAACGGGATAATGCCCTGGAATTGCTGCTGCTTATCTTGGTGTTTTACATGCTGCTGACCCTGACGGTGAGTTTTTGCGGCAAATGGCTGGAGCAAAAATTAAGGATGCCCGGTTATGGACAGTAA
- a CDS encoding amino acid ABC transporter permease produces the protein MNNAWFTHSAVCYTLCAALLAAGLLSVATSWPEATSLLILWMPTLLSGLWVNIQISLVAMVLGTLLGLVLGGFSISPVRPFRSMVNVYVQFFRNAPALVLIYFCAYVFPFELYFAGHTFPFPDWVKVVIGLGLPASAQVAEIFRGAVQSIPATQWEAAQSLALSRIQTLRFIILPQCLRRMLPPWMNVYTAITMSTSLVSLVGVNDVVLTAGIASNSAGRTDFTILSYTALVVLFFLYCYPISRLTRVLEKRYEYK, from the coding sequence ATGAATAATGCCTGGTTCACGCATTCTGCTGTATGTTACACCTTGTGCGCAGCCCTGCTCGCGGCGGGACTGCTGTCTGTTGCCACCAGCTGGCCCGAAGCGACATCCCTTTTGATACTCTGGATGCCGACGCTGTTGTCGGGGCTTTGGGTGAACATTCAGATCAGCCTTGTCGCAATGGTGCTCGGTACCCTGTTGGGGTTGGTACTGGGTGGCTTTTCCATTTCTCCCGTCCGACCGTTCCGATCCATGGTCAATGTGTATGTACAGTTTTTTCGTAATGCCCCAGCGCTTGTTCTGATTTATTTTTGCGCCTACGTTTTCCCCTTTGAATTGTATTTTGCAGGCCATACCTTCCCCTTTCCCGACTGGGTGAAAGTTGTCATTGGCCTGGGCCTGCCCGCCAGTGCGCAAGTTGCGGAGATTTTTCGCGGGGCAGTCCAGTCCATACCGGCAACACAATGGGAAGCCGCGCAGTCACTTGCCTTAAGCCGCATACAGACATTGAGGTTCATTATATTGCCCCAATGCTTGCGGCGCATGTTGCCGCCATGGATGAACGTTTACACAGCCATTACCATGAGCACGTCGCTGGTTTCGCTGGTTGGCGTCAATGATGTTGTTCTTACCGCGGGTATAGCCAGCAACTCCGCAGGGCGTACGGATTTTACCATCTTGAGTTATACCGCGCTGGTCGTCCTTTTTTTCCTGTATTGTTATCCAATTTCACGTCTTACGCGTGTGCTTGAGAAACGCTATGAATATAAATAA
- a CDS encoding amino acid ABC transporter ATP-binding protein — MLKGIDLFVKSGQVVSIIGPSGSGKSTVLRCMTGLVRPQQGYIRIGDTLVHKLHREREFSALRAHVGFVFQQYNLFPHLTVLQNLILSPVRVLGLSKAEATERAHALLSKVHMEQRVAAYPGELSGGQQQRVAIARALAMQPELVLFDEVTSALDPEMVGEVLNVIRDLVHEGMTCVLVTHEMRFAEEVSDRIYFTEAGRIVEHGSPDMIFQKPQNPRTAAFLRRSLGRDVDTESRFGSVCVETEIKAE; from the coding sequence GTGCTCAAGGGCATTGATCTTTTCGTCAAGAGCGGACAGGTCGTTTCGATTATAGGGCCATCGGGTTCGGGAAAATCTACCGTGCTGCGCTGCATGACAGGATTGGTCCGCCCGCAGCAGGGCTATATACGTATAGGGGATACCCTGGTTCACAAGCTGCACCGCGAACGGGAATTTTCCGCTTTGCGTGCGCACGTCGGCTTTGTTTTTCAGCAGTATAATCTGTTTCCGCATTTAACCGTCTTGCAGAACCTCATCCTCTCACCTGTACGCGTCCTTGGTCTGTCAAAGGCAGAAGCAACGGAACGTGCGCATGCATTGCTTTCCAAAGTGCATATGGAGCAGCGTGTTGCAGCCTATCCGGGGGAACTTTCCGGCGGACAGCAACAACGCGTAGCCATAGCGCGGGCTCTCGCCATGCAGCCGGAACTCGTGCTTTTTGACGAAGTAACCTCTGCGCTGGACCCCGAGATGGTGGGCGAGGTGCTGAACGTTATCCGCGATCTGGTGCATGAAGGCATGACATGTGTGCTGGTTACGCATGAAATGCGCTTTGCCGAAGAAGTGAGCGACAGAATATATTTTACTGAAGCCGGGCGTATCGTCGAACACGGCAGCCCGGACATGATTTTCCAGAAGCCGCAAAATCCGCGAACAGCAGCTTTTTTGCGCAGAAGCCTGGGAAGAGACGTAGATACTGAGTCGCGTTTTGGCTCAGTATGTGTCGAAACTGAAATAAAGGCGGAGTAG
- a CDS encoding MalY/PatB family protein, producing MQYDFDTVVERRGTGSDKWDSYGPDILPMWIADSDFKSPRPVIEAIRAVADRGIFGYSKPDGKFEAAYAGWMHRRFTWQADPAWVEWCPSLGNALAMTIRAFTVAGDNVAMLSPIYPPFINLCRLNDRIPVQSALVGETFAIDFADLEKKLALPATKLLLLCNPHNPTGRVFRRDELERIGELCLKHGVIVFSDEIHCDITFKGRHIPFPSLSPALGDISLVGLNASKTFNLADLRSGAVLSSNPELRQRFAAERDKCKLGRCSLGVAGVTAAYNDCADYADQLLGYLSANIALAVDFFAKHTPKIKAYQPEATFLLWLDCRAFGLDQSGIDDFFLSKAKVALNSGASFGEGGNGFVRMNLACPRSLVQEGLDRIKAAF from the coding sequence ATGCAATACGATTTCGACACGGTCGTGGAAAGACGAGGCACAGGCAGTGACAAGTGGGACAGTTATGGCCCCGACATCCTGCCTATGTGGATTGCTGACAGCGATTTCAAAAGTCCACGACCCGTGATTGAGGCCATCCGGGCGGTGGCTGATCGAGGCATTTTCGGGTATAGCAAGCCGGATGGAAAATTTGAGGCCGCCTATGCCGGATGGATGCACAGGCGTTTTACCTGGCAGGCCGACCCTGCCTGGGTGGAGTGGTGTCCTTCGCTCGGCAACGCCCTGGCCATGACCATCCGCGCGTTTACTGTGGCGGGGGATAATGTGGCCATGCTCAGCCCGATTTATCCGCCGTTTATCAATCTCTGCCGTCTGAATGATCGCATCCCCGTGCAAAGCGCTCTGGTGGGTGAAACCTTTGCAATTGATTTCGCAGACCTTGAAAAAAAACTCGCCTTGCCCGCCACAAAATTACTTTTGCTGTGCAACCCGCACAATCCCACTGGCCGAGTCTTCCGGCGAGACGAATTGGAGCGCATCGGCGAACTCTGCCTCAAGCACGGTGTTATCGTCTTTTCTGACGAAATCCACTGCGATATCACGTTCAAAGGCCGCCATATCCCCTTTCCGTCCCTTTCCCCGGCCTTGGGGGATATTTCCCTTGTGGGGCTAAACGCGAGCAAAACATTCAATCTGGCAGACCTGCGTTCCGGGGCCGTACTTTCCTCCAATCCGGAATTACGACAGCGTTTCGCGGCCGAGCGCGACAAATGCAAACTTGGCCGCTGCTCCCTGGGCGTGGCCGGTGTCACCGCCGCCTATAATGATTGCGCGGATTACGCTGACCAGTTGCTGGGCTACCTTTCCGCCAACATCGCTCTGGCCGTGGATTTCTTTGCAAAGCACACCCCTAAAATCAAAGCCTACCAGCCCGAGGCCACGTTTCTGCTGTGGTTGGATTGCAGAGCATTCGGCCTGGACCAGAGTGGAATAGATGACTTTTTTCTCTCCAAGGCCAAAGTGGCCCTTAATTCGGGCGCGAGTTTTGGCGAAGGCGGCAATGGTTTTGTCCGCATGAACCTGGCTTGCCCCAGAAGTCTTGTGCAGGAAGGGTTGGATCGGATCAAAGCGGCCTTTTAA
- a CDS encoding DUF2156 domain-containing protein, with protein sequence MSKNFLPVSLDDSQAYYDLWQRTPQRSLDYTLANLWGWQDYYGLEWCFDDNLCWIRQTRPYQICWAPVGDWNAVDWKSLLPCSFSETAHTIVRVPEKLLHTWQEHLPGLVDPEEDRGQWEYLYKQEELADLPGNRYHKKRNHYNSYIKTYGEPDYHSLDDAMVEDVLSVQDDWCQWHECEDSPSLRAENEAINRVLSHWNSFRGLVGGSLYVDGKMVAFSVGENLDGESLGVHYEKGLSGFKGVYQTINCTFSRRAGEGFTYINRAQDLDEEGLRQAKMTYLPADFLRKYKVSIRKA encoded by the coding sequence GTGAGTAAAAACTTTCTTCCCGTAAGCCTGGATGACAGCCAGGCATATTATGATCTCTGGCAACGCACCCCCCAGCGTTCGCTGGACTATACCCTGGCCAACCTTTGGGGCTGGCAGGATTATTACGGTCTTGAATGGTGCTTTGACGATAACTTGTGCTGGATACGTCAGACCCGCCCCTACCAGATCTGCTGGGCCCCTGTGGGCGACTGGAATGCCGTGGACTGGAAAAGCCTTCTGCCCTGCTCTTTCAGCGAAACCGCCCATACCATAGTGCGCGTGCCGGAAAAACTTCTGCACACATGGCAGGAACACCTGCCCGGCCTCGTGGATCCCGAAGAAGACAGGGGCCAGTGGGAGTATCTTTACAAGCAGGAAGAACTGGCGGATTTGCCGGGCAACCGCTATCACAAAAAGCGCAATCACTATAACAGCTATATCAAAACCTACGGCGAGCCAGACTACCACAGCCTGGACGACGCCATGGTGGAAGACGTGCTGTCCGTGCAGGACGACTGGTGCCAGTGGCATGAATGCGAGGACTCCCCGTCGCTGCGGGCCGAAAATGAGGCCATCAACCGCGTGCTGAGCCATTGGAACAGCTTTCGCGGGCTTGTGGGCGGCTCCCTCTATGTTGACGGAAAAATGGTGGCCTTCAGCGTTGGCGAAAACCTGGACGGCGAAAGCCTCGGCGTTCATTATGAAAAAGGCCTCAGCGGCTTCAAGGGCGTGTACCAGACCATCAACTGCACGTTCTCCCGCCGCGCCGGAGAGGGATTCACCTATATAAACCGCGCACAAGACCTGGATGAAGAAGGTTTGCGCCAGGCCAAAATGACCTATTTGCCCGCCGATTTTCTGCGCAAGTACAAGGTTAGCATCCGCAAAGCCTGA